From Tiliqua scincoides isolate rTilSci1 chromosome 2, rTilSci1.hap2, whole genome shotgun sequence, the proteins below share one genomic window:
- the FXN gene encoding frataxin, mitochondrial yields the protein MWRPGAACLLSAARRGLCQGAAPLRGVTACAAAAAFPRSQPDSHLQPLDHVLTIEANSVRLLSLRSIRTFTSKSSLDETAYEKLAEETLESLTDYFEDLAEKTSFPEDYDVTFGSGVLTVKLGGNMGTYVINKQTPNKQIWLSSPTSGPKRYDWTGKNWVYSHDGVSLHDLLALELSAALKTKLDLSTLAHSGREHT from the exons ATGTGGAGGCCAGGAGCAGCCTGCCTCCTCTCCGCCGCTCGGCGCGGCCTGTGCCAAGGCGCGGCGCCCCTGCGGGGAGTCACTGCttgcgctgctgctgccgctttCCCGCGTAGCCAGCCG GATTCCCATCTGCAACCTTTAGACCACGTTCTGACTATCGAAGCCAATAGTGTTCGGTTATTGAGTTTAAGAAGTATAAGAACTTTCACATCTAAGAG CTCATTAGATGAAACGGCATATGAAAAACTTGCTGAAGAAACCCTGGAGTCATTAACAGATTACTTTGAGGATCTGGCAGAGAAGACTTCTTTTCCTGAAGATTATGATGTCACCTTTGGG TCTGGAGTTTTAACAGTTAAATTGGGTGGAAACATGGGAACATATGTGATCAACAAACAGACTCCAAACAAACAGATATGGCTATCCTCTCCAACAAG TGGACCTAAGCGGTATGACTGGACTGGAAAAAATTGGGTGTACTCACACGACGGAGTGTCCCTTCATGATTTACTGGCATTGGaactttcagcagcactgaaaaccAAATTGGACTTATCAACTTTAGCTCATTCTGGAAGAGAACATACTTGA